The genomic segment CCAGATCGACACAAGAAAGGACGGCACCGCAATCGTGCCCACCGACATCACCCCGGTGATCCGGTCCAGCCAGCTATTGGGTCTCACCGCCGCAAGGCAGCCCAGCGGCAGCCCCAGCAGCACCGCCCAGCCCATCGAGGCACAGATCAGCGCCAGCGTGAACCCGATCCGGTCGCCCACCACGGCGGTCACGTTCCGGTCGGAAAACACGTCGACCCCAAGGTCGCCGGTCACCGCGTTGCCCACGTAGATCAGGAACTGCCGCCACACCGGCTCGTCCAGGTGCATCTTCGCGGCATAACGCGCGATGGCCTCGGGCGTCGCCCGCGGGCCAAGCGCAATGGTCGCCGGATCGCCCGGGATCAGGTGCAGCAGCGAAAACAGCACCAGCACGACCAGCACGATCACCAGCGCGGACAGGCCGAGCCGTTTGATGAGATAGAAAAGCACGGGAAAATCCCCCAGCCGAGCTGGCCCCGCGCCGCACCGGGCTGCACGGGGCCCTCGACATTACATCTGCTCGAACCGGCGGTAGTTCAGCTCGCCCGACGGCGCGGTGTTGATCTTGATATCCGCACTGTGAAGATAGGATTCTGGCTCATGGTTGATCCAGACATAGGCGCCCGTGTTCTCCATGATCTCCTGCATGCGAAGGTAGATTTCCTCGCGCTTGGCCGTATCGGTCTCGGCGATGCCTTCCTCGTACAGCCGGTCGAACTCCTCGTCCGTCCACCGCTCCCAGTTCCAGATGCCGACCTGGCTCGAAACGAACCACTGGGTCGACTCGTAGGGGTCGGGCGTGGTCGCATAGCGCATCAGCCACAGCTCCAGCTCCTGCCAGGTGTCGCCCTTGCTCTCCATGCCCATTTCCCAGAACGGGCCGCTGTCGACCGGAAGCACCTTTACGGTGATGCCCACGGCCGCCAGGTTCGCCTGGATGATCTGCGCGGTCAGCATCCGCTCCTGCTGGTTCAGCGTCCGCAGCGTCAGCTCCAGCCCCGAAACGCCCGCCTCGTCCAGAAGCGCCTTCGCCTTGGCCGGGTCATAGCTGTAGTTGGTATTCGGCCGCTGGCCCAGAAGACCCGGGCAGACAATGCCGTTCGACTTGGTCGAGGTGCCCGAATAGGCCCCCTGCAGGATCGACTCGACATCGACCGCGTGCTGGATCGCCTGACGCACCTTGAGGTCCTGCAGCTTGGGATGCTCGGTGTTCATGCCCATCCACAGGTACTGAAGCTCGCCCGCCGTGGTGATGCCGGCATTCTCGGGCATGTTCTTGGCATACCGCGCCAGCGTATCCGGGCTCAGCTCGGTACAGTCCATCTCGCCCGCGTCGAACGCCAGCTCCGACGCCTTCACCTCGGTGATGACATGCGCCTCGACCCGCTCGAAGCCCGGCGCCGGGCCGGTCCATTCGGGGTTCAGCTCGAACACCACCCGCTGACCGGGGGTCGCGCTATAGGTGTACGGGCCACAGACCGCCGGGAAATCGATGGTGAACTTGCCACCCGCATCCTTGACCGCCTGTTCACAGACAATCGCCCCCGGGCCGTGGCACAGCGTCACCATGAAGAACGGCGCGAACGGCTTGTTCAGCACGATCGTCCCGGTCAGGTCGCCGGTCACTTCGACATGGTCCATGGCATCGAAATACCCGGCCCAGTCGCTGTCCTTCATCCGCTCATACGAGAACTTGACGTCCGACGCCTTCAGCGTGCCGTACCCGTTCGACCATTGCAGCCCCTCGGCCAGCTCGAAATCGATCCGCGTGGGCTCGCTCTGCTCAAGCTTGGTCACGTAATAGGTCGGCCGCCAGGTGAACGTGTCGCCGTCCTGCACATACTCGGCCAGGAACGGAAGGCACTGCTTCTGCGCTTCCACCTCGCTGCCGCCGACCATGAAGCCCGGGTCGAGCACGTTGTTGTCGCCGTCGATGCGCACGCGCAGCACCTTGCCCATCTCCGCCCGGCCCATGGTGGGCCAGCCGGTCGTCATCGTCGCCGCGCCAATGGCGGCCGTCGAGGCAAGGAAGCCCCGGCGCGAAAGTGTCGGTTTGGTCATTGAGTTCTCCCTGGTAAGGTCTTTTGTTGCGGCAAGTCTAGCCACAGGGCGGTGACGCAATCCATTTCGCACCACTTCGCGAAGTGACGCAGTCAAAGCTTCGCTTGGTGAAGCTACTGGAAATCCCGCGGAATCGTCTCCTCCCAGGTCAGGTCCTCGATCAGCTCGTCGCCCTCCCACGCGCGCATCCGGGCCGAGATCCGGAAATCCTTGGAACAGCAGGTCAGCTTGGTCTTCGTCTCGGTCCGCACGTTCCAGTCGCCGCGCGACAGATCGAAATACCATTCCGTCTCGCCCGTCGTCGTCTCCGGGTCGTCGCCGATCACCGAATACCGCTCGTAGCCCTGCTCGCCCACGATCAGGTCGTTATCGACATAGCGCACCCGGCCGCCGCCATTCGCGATCTGCATCTCGACCTTGCCGGTGCCCGCGTCCTCGACAATGCGGTGGTACACCTCCCCCGGCTCCAGCTGCTCGACCGGATGCGGCGGCGGAAGCTGCGCCGGCGCAAACTCCGCCAGCGCCTCGTCCTGCGCCGAGGGCGTGCGCAGCGGCAGCTCGAGATAACTGCCCTCGGTATGCACCGTCATCGTCACCGCCTCGGGCGCGGTCCAGATCATCGGGAAATAGCTGGTCGACAGCGCCAGCCGCAGCCTGTGGCCCACAGGGAAATTCTGCGCCACATGCTTCATCGGAATGGTGATCTCGTACACCTTGCCCGGCTCCAGCATCTCGGGCGTCTCGTGGCTGTCGCGATGCGTCAGGTTGAACACCCCGAACGAAACCCGTGTCGACGCGCCATCAGGCGCCACGTCACAGATCCGCGCGCCCAGCGTGGCAACCGGTCGGTCGACCGACACCTGCAACACCACGTTGGCATCGCCCGCGAACTCCAGCGGCTCCTCCAACGGCGCGGAGTCAAAACACAGGCTGCCGGAATCCTCGCGCCGCTGGTCGATCGGCGCATCGCCGGGCGTGGAATAGGCACACCAGATGCCCGACCCCATGCCGACCCAAAGCGGCGAATGATGCTCCAGCTTGCCTTGCGCCCCCGGTACCTCCGTCGAAAGCGACCCGTCGGCACCAAGGTGAAACGGCGTCCGCTCGATATTCGGCGAAGGCCAGGATGGCTCCGCCACCCAGCGGCCCGGCCGATCCTTGTACCAGCCCGAGGGCGGCACGCTGTCCTGCATGTAGTGCCGCACCTGCGGTTCCTCCATGATGCCGGTCTCCTGCCCCTTCAGCCAGTGATCCCACCAGCGCAGCTCTTCGCTCAGGAAATCCATCGCCGGCCCGGGCTGCCCGATATGCGGATACCGGTGCGCCCAGGGCCCCACCAAGCCCTTGCTCGGCCCCGGCAAGTTCTCGACCAGCCGATAGACCGACCGGCAATAGCCATCGGCCCAGCCCGAGACCCCGTAAACCGGGATCTGCACCTTCGACCAGTCCTCGCAGATCGAGCCGTGCTTCCAGTAATCGTCCCGCCGCTGATGCTCCAGCCACGTCTTCAGCCACAGCCCGCTGCCCCGCAGCCGCTCGCGCCACATCTCGCGCCAGCTCTCGCCGACGTTCGCCGGGTCCGGCGGCAGGGTGTTCAGCCCGAACATGATCGACGCCCAGCCCAGCTGCTCGGTCAGCATGCAGCCGCCCATGTAGTGAATGTCGTCGGCATAGCGGTCATCGGTCGAACACAGCGTGATGATCGCCTTCAGCGCCGGCGGCTGCAAAGCGGCAATCTGCAACCCGTTGAACCCGCCCCAGGAAATCCCGATCATGCCGACATTGCCGTCGCACCACGGCTGCTCGGCCAGCCACGCGATCGCGTCGCACCCGTCCTGGAGCTCCTGCTCGGTGTACTCGTCCACCATCAGCCCTTCCGAATCCCCCGCCCCGCGCAGGTCGAGCCGCACCACCACGTAGCCATGCGCCGCCAGGTGCGGCTGCATCGTGGCATCCCGCTCGGCCGTCCCGTCGTTCTTGCGATAGGGCAGGTATTCGAGGATCACCGGAACCGGCTGATCCACCGCCGTCTTGGGCCGCCAGATCCGCGCCGCCAGCTTGCAGCCATCGGGCATCGGGATGATCGTATGGGGGATAACCTCGATCTCTTGCGGGTATTCGTTCTTCATCTCTGGCACTCCCTGTCGCGCGCATATACCGGCCCTGGCCGGCCCTTTTTCCGGCCCGAGCCTCTTCGACATCGGACCGTATTCCAATTTCGCGGGGCTTCGTGACTTGACACGTTTCCCACTTCAGTATGCGATAGAGACATGGCTACCGACTTCAGCGCCAATCTCAACCTCCTGTGCAGCTACCAACGCTCCATTGCCGAGGTATGCCGCCGGCTCAATGTGAACCGGCAACAATTCAACCGCTACCTCAATGGGCAATCTCGGCCCTCGCGGCACAACATGCGGCGCATCTGCGATTATTTCGGCGTCACCGAATCCGAAATCCTGGTGGAACACGCGCAGTTCGAGCAGATGATCACCCTGCGCCGCCGCCCCGTCGAACGGACCGAGCTGGAACGCCCGCTCTCGCACCTGCAAACCCTCTACCAGCACTCGCAGGACCTGCAGAAATACGTGGGCTTCTACTACCGCTACTTCTATTCCTTCGGCAACAAGGGCATGGTCTTCCGCACGCTGGCCACCATCTACCGCGCCGAGGGGCGCTATTACTGGAAGAACATCGAAATCCTGCGCGACCAGACCACCGGCCGCACCACCGGGCTCAACAAGTACGAGGGGCTCGTCTTCTTCCTCGCCGACCGCGTCTACATCATGGAATACGAAAGCCTCGAGGTGAACTCGATCACCCAGATGACGCTCTATCCCAGCTACCAGCACCGGCTCGACTGTCTCTATGGCATCCAGACCGGCGGGCCCACCCGCCGCGGCCGCAAACCCGGCGCCTCCCGCGTCGCGCTGGAATTCCTCGGCCGCAACATCGACGTCAAACAGGCCCTCCGCCAGACAGGCCTCTACGACCCCTCCACCGGCGTCCTGCGCGACGACATCGCCAGCGCCATCGTCAACACCATCGACCCCGGTGATTTCGTGCTGGAAATCGAGGCGCCCTGACATACCGCCATCAATCGCACACCCGGTTCTCAGGTCCATGCGCCACGATGATATTGCCCAGCGCCTCCTCCAGCTCCGCAATCGGCGCCTCCCAGTCGGAGGTCGGCTGGTCGACATTCGGCCAGTGCCCGGGCAGGTCCCGCCCGGTGTTGTAAAGTACGCGAAAATGCGACCTGTCCGACAGGACGCCACGCATCACGCAATAATGCGTCTCGCTGTCCTTGCTGTAGGCGGGCAGCCCCTTGGTGCAGTGGATCTTGACGGGATACGCGAACACCTTTTGCTCCTCCAGAAGGTAGGCGAAGCGTCGATCATCCCGGTGCCCGGGCAACTCTCGCAAGCCGGGGCGTCCGCTTGGCTGTGACTCTTCCGTCCAGTCGTCCACGTCGCCCGTGAAATCACCACCGACAATGAGTTGTTCAATCACGTAATCGGAAGCCCTGCCGAGCGGAAGGTCGAAAGTGGATGGTGCGGACGCTTCCGCAAACTCATTGATGGTGAAACCTGTATCCCGAAGCGGCGGGTCGCCCTTCTCCCAGAAAAACCGCCGTGGGTTTTCACGGTCTTCTTCCCGCGTGGAGACGTACTGCTCCTCGACGAAAAGCCCGGGATGCGCCGGAACCGCGAACAGCGTGTCCCCCTTGCAAATCATGACCGTGTCGTAAGACGAAAGGTCATCCGCCACGGCTGGCCCGACGCCAGCGCCCGTCATCATCACCAGCGCCAAGACCCGCCGACTGACCATGAGCCCGCGCCCTAACAGGCCGCCATCAGCCGATAAACGATCTGCGCCGTGGTGAAATCCCACGCCGTGTTCCCGTCCGGCGCCAGTTCCACCACGTCGAACCCCACGCACCTCCGCCCCTTCAGGGCGTGCTCCACCAGGTGCAGCGCCTGGTAATAACCCAGCCCCCCCGGCACCGGCGTGCCCGTCGCGGGCATCAGCGACGGGTCGAGCCCGTCCACGTCGAAGCTCACATACACAAGCTCCGGAAAATCCTCCGGCAGGTCGACCTCGTGCACATTCCCCGTCACCAATTCCTCGGCATCGACGAAGAACACCCCGTTCCGCGCCCGGCTGTCCACCTCCTGCTGGCACAGCGCCCGCACGCCGAACTGCGCGAGCCTGACCCCGTCCTCGGCCAACAGATGCATCACCGAGGCGTGGGAATGCTCCTCCCCCTGGTACGCGATCCGCAAATCCGCGTGCGCGTCGATCTGCACCAGCCCCACCGGCTGGCCCAGCGCCCTTGCCACGCCACTCACCGCGCCATAGCTCAGCGAATGCTCGCCCCCCAGCGTCACCGGCACCCGGCCCGCTTTCACCGCCGCTTCCGTACGTGCCGCCAGCCGCTCCATCACCTCCGGCAACGGTCCCTCGCAATCCACCGGCTCCTCGGTAAAGATCCCGTCCGCGCAAGGCTCCGCAGACCCAACCAACCGCTCCAACTCGTTCGACGCCTCGACAATCGCCGCCGGCCCCCCGGCAGTTCCAGCCCCATAAGACACCGTCCGCTCCAAAGGCACCGGGATCACGCGAAACCGCGCATCCTCTCCTCGCTCCGCCTCGGTCAACTCGCTGTCGAGAAACACGCTCATGACAACCGCCCCCTGAAATCCTCGTAGCCGAACTCGCGGATCATCCGCAGCTCGTCCGTCCGGCTGTCCCACAACGCAATCGCCGGCAGCGGCACGCCGTTGAACGTGTTGGTCTTGACCATCGAGTAATGCGCCTGATCCAGAAACGCGAACCGGTCGCCTACCTTCAGCGGATGCGCCCACGTATACTCCCCGATCACATCACCGGCGAGGCAGGACGGCCCGCCCAACCGGTAGGTCTGCCCGTCCTCGACCTCCCCCATCAGCGCGGGCCGGTAGGGCGCCTCGATCACGTCGGGCATATGACACGTCGCCGAAATATCGGTGATCGCCAGCGGCATCCCGTTCACCGGCAGGTCCAGCACCTCGCCCACCAGTATCCCGGCATCCAGCGCCACCGCCTCGCCCGGTTCAAGGTAGACGTCCACCCCGTAAGTCTCGCGGATATACTTGATGAAATCGACCAAGGTATCCCGGTCATAATCCTCGCGCGAGATATGGTGCCCGCCACCGAAATTCAGCCATTTCAGACCGTTAAGCCACGGCTGCAACCGCGGCTCCACCGCCTCCCACGTGCGCAGCAAGGGCTCGACCCCCTGCTCGCACAGAGTATGCATATGCAGCCCGTCGACGCCCTCCAGCGCCTCGGCATTCAACTGGCTCACCGGCGTTCCCAGCCGCGAACAGGGCGCGCAGGGGTCGTATTTCTCGACCTCACCCTCGGAATGCTCGGGGTTGATCCGCAGGCCCACCTGCCGCCCGGCGGCCTGGCATTTCTCCAGGAACCGCGCCTTCTGCGCCGGGCTGTTGAAGATCACGTGATCCGACAGCGCGATGATCTCGTCGATCTCGCTGTCCTTGTACCCGGCACAGAACGTGGCAACCTCGCCGCCATATTCCTCCCGCCCCAGCCGCGCCTCGTAGATCCCGCTGGCACAGGTGCCGCCCAGATACTGCCGCACCAACGGCGCCAGCGCGAACATCGAGAACGCCTTCAAGGCCGACAGCACATGCGCGCCCGACCGCTCCGACACCTCGGCCAGAACCGACAGGTTCCTTTCCACCGCCGCCGCGTCAACCACGAAACAGGGGCTCGGCACGCGGTTCAGGTCGAAGTCAAGAAACGCCCCGGCTTCCCCGGCCTGTGTCTGCATCATGTCAGGCATGTCGCCCTCCCGTTTTCAAGTGCGGAGCCGCGCATCGACGGGCCGCGGTGCGGCGAACCGACGACAGTGGCTGCCACTTCATGCCCGCCAAGCACATCCAAGCTCACGACGTCGCGCCTACCTCACCAAATCGCCGTGCCGGGGGGCGGCCCGGCGATGCGCGGCGGCCTGCGGCCTTGAATCCGCGCAGCGCGCTTTTTTACGTTCGCCTTCAGAACTCCACCGGCCCGCCAAGCTCATGCACCTGCCACGGCAGCCCGTGCTCGTTCAGCATGTCCATGAAGTCATCGGGGTCGAGCTGCTCCATGTTCCACACCCCCGGCTCGACCCAGTTGCCCTTCAGCACCTGCGCCGCCCCGATCATCGCCGGAACGCCGGTGGTATAGCTCACCGCCTGTGATCCGACCTCGCGGTAACATTCCTCGTGGTCGCAGATATTGTAGATGTAATAGGTCTTCTCGCCGCCTTCCTGCGACTCGCCCGTCGCGATGTCACCGATACAGGCCTTGCCCTTGGTCTGCTCACCCAGATCGCCCGGATCGGGCAGCAACGTCTTCAAAAACTGGATCGGGATGATCTCGACCCCGTTATGCATCACCGGGTCGATCCGGGTCATGCCCACGTTCTCCAGCACCTTGGCATGCATGATGTAGGCATCGCCGAAGGTCATCCAGAACCGCGCCCGCTCGATCTCGGGGAAGTGCTTGGACAGGCTCTCCAGCTCCTCATGATACATCAGGTACATGTTCTTCGGCCCGATGCCGGGGAAATCGAACTCCACCTTGTGCGTCATCGCCGGCGTGAACTTCCACTCGCCGGCTTCCCAGTGCTTGGCCT from the Roseovarius indicus genome contains:
- a CDS encoding ABC transporter substrate-binding protein, translated to MTKPTLSRRGFLASTAAIGAATMTTGWPTMGRAEMGKVLRVRIDGDNNVLDPGFMVGGSEVEAQKQCLPFLAEYVQDGDTFTWRPTYYVTKLEQSEPTRIDFELAEGLQWSNGYGTLKASDVKFSYERMKDSDWAGYFDAMDHVEVTGDLTGTIVLNKPFAPFFMVTLCHGPGAIVCEQAVKDAGGKFTIDFPAVCGPYTYSATPGQRVVFELNPEWTGPAPGFERVEAHVITEVKASELAFDAGEMDCTELSPDTLARYAKNMPENAGITTAGELQYLWMGMNTEHPKLQDLKVRQAIQHAVDVESILQGAYSGTSTKSNGIVCPGLLGQRPNTNYSYDPAKAKALLDEAGVSGLELTLRTLNQQERMLTAQIIQANLAAVGITVKVLPVDSGPFWEMGMESKGDTWQELELWLMRYATTPDPYESTQWFVSSQVGIWNWERWTDEEFDRLYEEGIAETDTAKREEIYLRMQEIMENTGAYVWINHEPESYLHSADIKINTAPSGELNYRRFEQM
- a CDS encoding CocE/NonD family hydrolase; the encoded protein is MKNEYPQEIEVIPHTIIPMPDGCKLAARIWRPKTAVDQPVPVILEYLPYRKNDGTAERDATMQPHLAAHGYVVVRLDLRGAGDSEGLMVDEYTEQELQDGCDAIAWLAEQPWCDGNVGMIGISWGGFNGLQIAALQPPALKAIITLCSTDDRYADDIHYMGGCMLTEQLGWASIMFGLNTLPPDPANVGESWREMWRERLRGSGLWLKTWLEHQRRDDYWKHGSICEDWSKVQIPVYGVSGWADGYCRSVYRLVENLPGPSKGLVGPWAHRYPHIGQPGPAMDFLSEELRWWDHWLKGQETGIMEEPQVRHYMQDSVPPSGWYKDRPGRWVAEPSWPSPNIERTPFHLGADGSLSTEVPGAQGKLEHHSPLWVGMGSGIWCAYSTPGDAPIDQRREDSGSLCFDSAPLEEPLEFAGDANVVLQVSVDRPVATLGARICDVAPDGASTRVSFGVFNLTHRDSHETPEMLEPGKVYEITIPMKHVAQNFPVGHRLRLALSTSYFPMIWTAPEAVTMTVHTEGSYLELPLRTPSAQDEALAEFAPAQLPPPHPVEQLEPGEVYHRIVEDAGTGKVEMQIANGGGRVRYVDNDLIVGEQGYERYSVIGDDPETTTGETEWYFDLSRGDWNVRTETKTKLTCCSKDFRISARMRAWEGDELIEDLTWEETIPRDFQ
- a CDS encoding helix-turn-helix domain-containing protein, coding for MATDFSANLNLLCSYQRSIAEVCRRLNVNRQQFNRYLNGQSRPSRHNMRRICDYFGVTESEILVEHAQFEQMITLRRRPVERTELERPLSHLQTLYQHSQDLQKYVGFYYRYFYSFGNKGMVFRTLATIYRAEGRYYWKNIEILRDQTTGRTTGLNKYEGLVFFLADRVYIMEYESLEVNSITQMTLYPSYQHRLDCLYGIQTGGPTRRGRKPGASRVALEFLGRNIDVKQALRQTGLYDPSTGVLRDDIASAIVNTIDPGDFVLEIEAP
- the speB gene encoding agmatinase; amino-acid sequence: MSVFLDSELTEAERGEDARFRVIPVPLERTVSYGAGTAGGPAAIVEASNELERLVGSAEPCADGIFTEEPVDCEGPLPEVMERLAARTEAAVKAGRVPVTLGGEHSLSYGAVSGVARALGQPVGLVQIDAHADLRIAYQGEEHSHASVMHLLAEDGVRLAQFGVRALCQQEVDSRARNGVFFVDAEELVTGNVHEVDLPEDFPELVYVSFDVDGLDPSLMPATGTPVPGGLGYYQALHLVEHALKGRRCVGFDVVELAPDGNTAWDFTTAQIVYRLMAAC
- the nspC gene encoding carboxynorspermidine decarboxylase, which translates into the protein MPDMMQTQAGEAGAFLDFDLNRVPSPCFVVDAAAVERNLSVLAEVSERSGAHVLSALKAFSMFALAPLVRQYLGGTCASGIYEARLGREEYGGEVATFCAGYKDSEIDEIIALSDHVIFNSPAQKARFLEKCQAAGRQVGLRINPEHSEGEVEKYDPCAPCSRLGTPVSQLNAEALEGVDGLHMHTLCEQGVEPLLRTWEAVEPRLQPWLNGLKWLNFGGGHHISREDYDRDTLVDFIKYIRETYGVDVYLEPGEAVALDAGILVGEVLDLPVNGMPLAITDISATCHMPDVIEAPYRPALMGEVEDGQTYRLGGPSCLAGDVIGEYTWAHPLKVGDRFAFLDQAHYSMVKTNTFNGVPLPAIALWDSRTDELRMIREFGYEDFRGRLS
- a CDS encoding saccharopine dehydrogenase family protein: MSKTLVVGAGGVSHAAVHKMAMNSDIFTDITLASRTKSKCDDIAKSVKERVGVEIKTAALDAMDVAATVKLIKETGAELLVNLALPYQDLKLMDACLEAGCHYLDTANYEPEDEAKFEYKWQWAYQDKFKEAGLVAILGSGFDPGVTSVFATWLKKHKLKSIRQIDVLDANGGSNDQAFATNFNPEINLREVLQEAKHWEAGEWKFTPAMTHKVEFDFPGIGPKNMYLMYHEELESLSKHFPEIERARFWMTFGDAYIMHAKVLENVGMTRIDPVMHNGVEIIPIQFLKTLLPDPGDLGEQTKGKACIGDIATGESQEGGEKTYYIYNICDHEECYREVGSQAVSYTTGVPAMIGAAQVLKGNWVEPGVWNMEQLDPDDFMDMLNEHGLPWQVHELGGPVEF